Proteins encoded within one genomic window of Saccharopolyspora pogona:
- a CDS encoding MarR family winged helix-turn-helix transcriptional regulator has translation MGKTSGEAMGVVTALVRSAFLVNAVYAESSREYGLTPQQGQLLCVLMAQPYGMGELGAMLGLAKSSLTGLVDRTAQRGLVQRQADPEDARAVRVALTAEGRDLVDEFYAETCRRVERLPAGLSDTDRGALADLLGKVVLENEVPVVFLEPAPATHQR, from the coding sequence ATGGGCAAGACCTCAGGTGAGGCGATGGGGGTCGTCACCGCGCTGGTGCGTTCCGCTTTCCTCGTGAATGCCGTGTACGCCGAGTCGAGTCGCGAATACGGGCTGACACCGCAGCAAGGGCAGCTGCTGTGCGTGCTGATGGCGCAGCCGTACGGCATGGGCGAGCTGGGCGCGATGCTGGGACTGGCGAAATCGAGTCTCACCGGTCTGGTGGACCGGACCGCCCAGCGCGGCCTGGTCCAGCGCCAGGCGGATCCGGAGGACGCGCGCGCGGTCCGGGTCGCCCTCACCGCAGAGGGCCGCGATCTCGTCGACGAGTTCTACGCCGAGACCTGCCGCAGGGTCGAAAGGCTGCCGGCCGGCCTCAGCGACACCGACCGCGGCGCACTCGCGGACCTGCTGGGCAAGGTGGTGCTGGAAAACGAGGTGCCGGTGGTCTTCCTGGAGCCCGCCCCGGCCACGCACCAGCGCTGA
- a CDS encoding MerR family transcriptional regulator: MVEEAPNRDAAAEQGELFPDAALPDELVGYRGPAACQIAGITYRQLDYWARTKLVGPSIRSAAGSGSQRLYSFKDILVLKVVKRLLDTGVSLHNIRVAVDHLRNRGVQDLARLTLFSDGTTVYECTSAEEVVDLLQGGQGVFGIAVSGAMREISGTIHDFPAERADGGELVPLVDDELSRRRRDRQAETG, from the coding sequence GTGGTCGAGGAAGCGCCCAACCGGGATGCTGCCGCGGAGCAGGGCGAGCTGTTCCCCGACGCCGCGCTGCCGGACGAGCTGGTCGGCTACCGGGGTCCGGCCGCCTGCCAGATCGCCGGCATCACCTACCGCCAGCTGGACTACTGGGCGCGCACCAAGCTGGTCGGCCCGTCCATCCGCAGCGCCGCTGGCTCCGGCTCGCAGCGCCTCTACTCGTTCAAGGACATCCTGGTGCTCAAGGTGGTCAAGCGACTGCTGGACACCGGGGTGTCGCTGCACAACATCCGGGTCGCGGTGGACCACCTGCGCAACCGAGGAGTGCAGGACCTGGCCCGGCTCACGCTGTTCAGCGACGGGACGACGGTCTACGAGTGCACCTCTGCCGAGGAGGTGGTCGACCTGCTGCAGGGTGGCCAAGGGGTGTTCGGCATCGCCGTCAGCGGCGCGATGCGCGAGATCAGCGGCACCATCCACGACTTCCCGGCCGAGCGGGCCGACGGCGGCGAGCTGGTGCCGCTGGTCGACGACGAGTTGTCCCGCCGCCGACGCGACCGGCAGGCTGAGACGGGCTGA
- the gcvH gene encoding glycine cleavage system protein GcvH yields the protein MAAPDEIKYTEEHEWVQRTGDDTVRIGITEYAQQQLGDVVFVQLPEPGQQVTSGESMGEVESTKSVSEIYAPVTGEVVARNDQLEDEPELVNSAPLGGGWMVELKLADPAQLDALLDAQAYQKLTES from the coding sequence GTGGCGGCCCCGGACGAGATCAAGTACACCGAAGAGCACGAGTGGGTTCAGCGCACCGGCGACGACACGGTGCGCATCGGGATCACCGAATACGCCCAGCAGCAGCTGGGCGACGTGGTGTTCGTGCAGCTGCCGGAACCCGGCCAGCAGGTCACCTCTGGCGAGTCGATGGGCGAGGTCGAATCGACCAAGAGCGTCTCCGAGATCTACGCCCCGGTGACCGGCGAGGTGGTGGCCCGCAACGACCAGCTGGAGGACGAACCGGAGCTGGTCAATTCGGCACCGCTGGGGGGCGGCTGGATGGTCGAGCTCAAGCTCGCCGACCCGGCTCAGCTGGACGCCCTGCTCGACGCCCAGGCCTACCAGAAGCTGACCGAATCCTGA
- the garA gene encoding glycogen accumulation regulator GarA: protein MSQFPGHGDVPPEQSPETTSVFRPFLSEPESTESASPEPASASASASGVDALPAGSALLVVKRGPNAGSRFLLDRETTSAGRHPDSDIFLDDVTVSRRHAEFRREGNDFVVVDVGSLNGTYVNREPVDTSVLANGDEVQIGKFRLVFLTGPIDGGPGAR from the coding sequence GTGAGCCAATTCCCCGGGCACGGCGATGTTCCGCCGGAGCAGTCACCGGAGACCACCTCGGTCTTCAGGCCCTTCCTCTCGGAGCCGGAAAGCACCGAGAGTGCGTCCCCGGAGCCCGCATCCGCATCCGCATCCGCATCCGGGGTCGATGCGCTGCCCGCAGGGTCCGCCCTGCTGGTGGTGAAGCGCGGTCCCAACGCGGGGTCGCGATTCCTGCTGGACCGGGAGACCACCAGCGCGGGACGACACCCGGACAGCGACATCTTCCTCGACGACGTCACGGTTTCCCGCCGGCACGCCGAGTTCCGGCGCGAGGGCAACGACTTCGTGGTCGTAGACGTCGGCAGCCTGAACGGCACCTACGTCAACCGGGAACCGGTGGACACCTCGGTGCTCGCCAACGGTGACGAGGTGCAGATCGGGAAGTTCCGCCTGGTGTTCCTTACTGGTCCGATCGATGGGGGCCCAGGCGCCCGCTGA
- a CDS encoding PDGLE domain-containing protein → MSAPRRRFLLVFGLFILVIAGGVAYFADSDPDGLDAVTQRGCTVVETDQGERLDGQCIAQHAQDHALAGGPLADYTVGGDDRWTGVAGVIGAVVTLGAAGGLFWGLRRRTGGE, encoded by the coding sequence ATGAGTGCGCCGCGTCGGCGTTTCCTGTTGGTCTTCGGCCTGTTCATCCTCGTCATCGCGGGCGGGGTCGCCTACTTCGCGGATTCGGACCCGGACGGCCTGGACGCGGTCACCCAGCGCGGCTGCACCGTGGTCGAGACCGACCAGGGCGAGCGGTTGGACGGCCAGTGCATCGCGCAGCACGCCCAGGACCACGCGCTGGCCGGCGGTCCGCTGGCGGATTACACCGTCGGTGGCGATGACCGCTGGACCGGGGTGGCCGGCGTGATCGGCGCGGTGGTCACGCTCGGTGCCGCGGGTGGTTTGTTCTGGGGCCTGCGTCGCCGGACCGGAGGCGAGTAG
- a CDS encoding TIGR03086 family metal-binding protein, whose product MPGPVAGNVAMNELVVHGWDIAKATGQQFRCDTDSLKASLEFVSMAAAQDRRPDSPFGPPVEVSPDATPLDKLISLTGRDPAWQA is encoded by the coding sequence CTGCCCGGCCCGGTCGCGGGCAACGTCGCTATGAACGAGCTGGTGGTGCACGGCTGGGACATCGCGAAGGCCACCGGGCAGCAATTCCGGTGCGACACCGACTCGCTGAAGGCCTCCCTGGAGTTCGTCTCCATGGCGGCCGCGCAGGACCGCAGGCCCGACAGCCCCTTCGGCCCGCCCGTCGAGGTCTCCCCGGACGCCACGCCGCTGGACAAGCTCATCAGTCTCACCGGCCGCGACCCGGCCTGGCAGGCATGA
- a CDS encoding energy-coupling factor ABC transporter ATP-binding protein — protein sequence MDRLTESLPEHTAEPDSAPALEVSGLAFRYPDGHRALTGVDLRVERGERVAVLGPNGAGKTTMTLHLNGVLRAESGSIHVGGLPVDSRNLKEIRRRVGLVFQDPDDQLFMPTVREDVAFGPANFGMRGEALAERVRSALDAVGMAEHADRSPLHLSGGQRKRVALAAVLACQPELLVLDEPSSNLEPVARRELAEVLLAWGGTMLMVTHDLPYALQLCPRSVLIDDGTVVADGPTAELLADAELLAAHRLELPYAFRTP from the coding sequence GTGGACCGCCTGACCGAATCCCTGCCGGAGCACACCGCCGAGCCGGATTCCGCTCCGGCGCTGGAGGTTTCCGGGTTGGCGTTCCGCTACCCGGACGGCCACCGCGCGCTGACCGGGGTGGACCTGCGCGTCGAACGGGGGGAGCGGGTCGCGGTGCTCGGCCCCAACGGCGCGGGCAAGACGACCATGACGCTGCACCTCAACGGCGTGCTGCGCGCCGAGTCGGGCAGCATCCACGTCGGTGGACTGCCGGTGGATTCGCGGAACTTGAAGGAGATCCGCCGCCGCGTCGGGCTGGTGTTCCAGGACCCCGACGACCAGTTGTTCATGCCGACCGTGCGGGAGGACGTCGCGTTCGGCCCGGCGAACTTCGGGATGCGCGGCGAGGCGTTGGCGGAACGCGTCCGGTCGGCGCTCGACGCGGTGGGCATGGCCGAACACGCGGACCGTTCGCCGCTGCACCTCTCCGGTGGTCAGCGCAAGCGGGTCGCGCTGGCCGCGGTGCTCGCGTGCCAGCCGGAGCTACTGGTGCTGGACGAGCCGTCGTCGAATCTCGAACCGGTGGCCCGGCGCGAACTAGCCGAGGTGCTGCTGGCCTGGGGCGGCACGATGCTCATGGTCACCCATGACCTGCCGTACGCGTTGCAGCTGTGCCCGCGCAGCGTGCTGATCGACGACGGTACGGTGGTCGCAGACGGTCCCACCGCGGAACTGCTGGCCGACGCCGAACTGCTGGCCGCGCACCGCCTCGAACTGCCTTACGCCTTCCGGACTCCCTGA
- a CDS encoding CDP-alcohol phosphatidyltransferase family protein: MVQDAERTTENTTSGDGGMNAGPAGQEPAAGRPDPGIARIREAAAGVWADPWWTLPNLLSVIRLAGVPVFLWLLLGPKADLLALLVLVISGITDWLDGKLARWLNQYSRIGELLDPAADRLYIVATLVAFVLRDVVPWWVAAALVIRDVVLTLCLPALRWHGYEPPDVHYLGKAATFCLMYAFPLLLLVQEDFPLSDVVRPIAYAFTCWGGALYLWAGILYLGQVVAAVHQARAKPV; encoded by the coding sequence GTGGTGCAGGATGCTGAGCGCACCACGGAGAACACCACGAGCGGAGACGGCGGGATGAACGCCGGTCCGGCGGGCCAGGAACCCGCAGCAGGACGACCCGATCCCGGCATAGCCCGGATCCGGGAGGCGGCCGCCGGTGTGTGGGCCGATCCGTGGTGGACGTTGCCGAACCTGCTCAGCGTGATCCGGCTGGCCGGCGTGCCGGTGTTCCTCTGGCTGCTGCTCGGCCCCAAGGCCGACCTGCTCGCGCTCCTGGTGCTGGTGATCAGCGGCATCACCGACTGGCTCGACGGCAAGCTCGCCCGCTGGCTCAACCAGTACAGCCGCATCGGCGAACTGCTCGACCCGGCCGCCGACCGCCTCTACATAGTCGCCACCCTGGTCGCCTTCGTGCTGCGCGACGTGGTGCCCTGGTGGGTCGCCGCCGCGCTCGTCATCCGCGACGTGGTGCTCACGCTGTGCCTGCCGGCGTTGCGATGGCACGGTTACGAGCCGCCGGACGTGCACTACCTCGGCAAGGCCGCGACCTTCTGCCTGATGTACGCGTTCCCGCTGTTGCTGCTGGTGCAGGAGGATTTCCCACTGTCCGATGTGGTGCGCCCGATCGCCTACGCCTTCACCTGCTGGGGCGGCGCGCTCTACCTGTGGGCCGGCATCCTCTACCTCGGGCAGGTGGTGGCGGCGGTCCATCAGGCCCGCGCCAAACCGGTCTGA
- a CDS encoding maleylpyruvate isomerase family mycothiol-dependent enzyme, with protein sequence MTDLPDLKPAAQQLASLLERVADEQLAAPTPCTEYTLGDLIDHVGGLSLAFTAAAAKDFSLTGGGPSGDAARLPDDWRTRIPEQLAALAEAWREPAAWEGMT encoded by the coding sequence ATGACCGACCTGCCCGACCTGAAGCCGGCAGCTCAGCAGCTGGCGAGCCTGCTGGAGCGCGTTGCCGACGAACAGCTCGCCGCGCCCACGCCGTGCACCGAGTACACCCTCGGCGACCTGATCGACCACGTCGGCGGGCTGTCGCTGGCGTTCACCGCAGCAGCCGCGAAGGACTTCTCACTGACCGGTGGAGGACCGTCCGGGGATGCCGCCCGGCTTCCCGACGACTGGCGCACCCGCATTCCCGAGCAGCTGGCCGCGCTCGCCGAGGCGTGGCGGGAGCCAGCGGCGTGGGAGGGCATGACGTAG
- a CDS encoding bifunctional nuclease family protein, translating into MSSEMRVVGVRVELPANQPILLLREAHGERYLPIWIGSVEATAIALEQQGVRPQRPLTHDLLKDVIGALGRDLEQVRITDLQDGTFFAELVFDGDVRVSARPSDSVALALRIGVPIHADESVLDEAGLIIPDEQEDEVEKFREFLDSVSPEDFRGADT; encoded by the coding sequence ATGAGCAGCGAGATGCGCGTCGTCGGCGTGCGAGTTGAACTACCAGCAAACCAGCCGATTCTGCTGTTGCGCGAGGCGCACGGCGAGCGTTACCTGCCGATCTGGATCGGCTCGGTCGAGGCGACCGCCATCGCACTCGAGCAGCAGGGTGTGCGGCCGCAGAGACCCCTGACCCACGACCTGCTGAAGGACGTCATTGGGGCCCTGGGACGCGACCTTGAACAGGTGCGGATCACCGATCTCCAGGACGGCACCTTCTTCGCCGAGCTGGTGTTCGACGGGGATGTGCGGGTCTCGGCGCGGCCGAGCGACTCGGTGGCGCTGGCGCTGCGCATCGGGGTGCCGATCCACGCCGACGAATCGGTGCTGGACGAGGCCGGGCTGATCATCCCGGACGAGCAGGAGGACGAGGTCGAGAAGTTCCGCGAGTTCCTCGACTCCGTGTCGCCGGAGGACTTCCGCGGCGCGGACACCTGA
- the gcvP gene encoding aminomethyl-transferring glycine dehydrogenase, protein MTDVTHDRIPLAALEHGTPFADRHVGPMPAELARMLDVIGVGSLEELGQNAVPDTIREGDLQLALPEPATESEALAELRELARRCRPHAEMIGLGYYGTVTPPVILRNVLESPAWYTAYTPYQPEISQGRLEALLNFQTMVADLAGVPVANASMLDESTAAAEGMTLVRRAGRSKSPRFVVDADTLPQTIAVIETRAEPLGIEIVVADLSAGAQALPEDEFFGALLSYPGASGAVRDQEQIIAEVHRRGAKVVVAADLLALTLLRSPGEIGADVVVGSTQRFGVPMGFGGPHAGFMAVAKGLERQLPGRLVGVSVDADGNQAYRLALQTREQHIRREKATSNICTAQVLLAVVASMYAVYHGPAGLRSIATRAHRMAAVLAEQLRRGGVEVLHREFFDTVVARVPGKADDIVATARRGGINLRRVDADHVGISCDETTTRAHLAAVWQAFGVTVGDADELDIKTPDALPAALERTSEYLTHPVFHTHRSETSLLRYLRQLSDKDIALDRSMIPLGSCTMKLNATAEMEPITWPEFGSLHPFAPAQDAEGLLSIVKDLETWLAEVTGYDAVSLQPNAGSQGEFAGLLAIRAYHRSRGAADRDLCLIPASAHGTNAASAVMAGMRVIVVRCDDTGNIELEHLRELVTEHADDLAAIMITYPSTHGVYEDTVREVCGLVHDAGGQVYVDGANLNALIGLARMGKFGSDVSHLNLHKTFCIPHGGGGPGVGPIGVREHLAPFLPNHPMQPAAGPVSGVGPISAAPWGSASILPISWAYVRMMGADGLRRATLTAVATANYVARRLNTYFPVLYTGKGGFVAHECILDLRQISKTSGITVDDVAKRLADYGIHAPTMSFPVAGTLMVEPTESENLAELDRFCEAMIAIRAEIDKVVAGQWPADDNPLVGAPHTAASLAKDWDHAYSREEAAYPLGTDVVKVWPPVRRIDGARGDRNLVCSCPPLDAYQS, encoded by the coding sequence ATGACCGACGTGACCCACGATCGCATTCCACTGGCCGCCCTGGAGCATGGAACGCCGTTCGCCGACCGGCACGTCGGGCCGATGCCGGCCGAGCTTGCCCGCATGCTCGACGTGATCGGCGTCGGCTCGCTGGAGGAGCTGGGTCAGAACGCCGTGCCGGACACCATCCGGGAAGGCGACCTGCAGCTGGCGCTGCCCGAGCCGGCCACCGAGTCCGAGGCGCTGGCCGAGCTGCGCGAACTCGCGCGCCGCTGTCGCCCGCACGCCGAGATGATCGGGCTGGGCTACTACGGCACGGTCACGCCGCCGGTGATCCTGCGCAACGTGCTGGAGAGCCCGGCCTGGTACACCGCCTACACCCCGTACCAGCCGGAGATCTCGCAGGGTCGGCTCGAAGCGCTGCTAAACTTCCAGACGATGGTGGCCGACCTGGCCGGGGTGCCGGTGGCCAACGCGTCGATGCTCGACGAGTCCACCGCGGCGGCCGAGGGCATGACGCTGGTGCGCCGCGCGGGCCGGTCGAAGTCGCCGCGGTTCGTGGTGGACGCCGACACGCTGCCGCAGACCATCGCGGTGATCGAGACCCGCGCGGAGCCGCTGGGCATCGAGATCGTCGTCGCCGACCTGTCCGCCGGCGCGCAGGCGCTGCCGGAGGACGAGTTCTTCGGCGCACTGCTGTCCTACCCGGGTGCCTCCGGTGCGGTGCGCGACCAGGAGCAGATCATCGCCGAGGTGCACCGGCGCGGCGCTAAGGTCGTCGTCGCGGCCGACCTGCTGGCGCTGACGCTGCTGCGCTCGCCCGGCGAGATCGGCGCGGACGTGGTGGTCGGCAGCACCCAGCGATTCGGGGTGCCGATGGGCTTCGGCGGCCCGCACGCCGGATTCATGGCCGTGGCCAAGGGACTCGAACGGCAGCTGCCGGGCCGGTTGGTCGGCGTGAGCGTCGACGCCGACGGCAACCAGGCCTACCGGCTGGCGCTGCAGACCCGCGAACAGCACATCCGCCGCGAGAAGGCCACCAGCAACATCTGTACCGCGCAGGTCCTGCTGGCCGTCGTGGCGTCGATGTACGCCGTGTACCACGGCCCCGCCGGGCTGCGGTCCATCGCGACCCGCGCGCACCGGATGGCGGCCGTGCTCGCCGAGCAGCTGCGCCGCGGCGGGGTCGAGGTGCTGCACCGGGAGTTCTTCGACACCGTCGTCGCGAGGGTGCCGGGCAAGGCCGACGACATTGTCGCCACGGCCCGCCGGGGCGGCATCAACCTGCGCCGGGTGGACGCCGACCACGTCGGCATCAGCTGCGACGAGACCACCACGCGGGCGCACCTGGCGGCGGTGTGGCAGGCCTTCGGCGTCACCGTCGGCGACGCCGACGAACTCGACATCAAGACGCCGGACGCGCTGCCCGCGGCACTGGAGCGCACCTCGGAGTACCTGACGCACCCGGTGTTCCACACCCACCGCTCCGAGACCTCGCTGCTGCGCTACCTGCGGCAGCTGTCGGACAAGGACATCGCGCTGGATCGCAGCATGATCCCGCTGGGCTCGTGCACCATGAAGCTCAACGCGACGGCCGAGATGGAGCCGATCACCTGGCCGGAGTTCGGTTCGCTGCACCCGTTCGCGCCCGCGCAGGACGCCGAGGGGCTGCTGTCGATCGTCAAGGACCTGGAGACCTGGCTGGCGGAGGTCACCGGCTACGACGCGGTGAGCCTGCAGCCGAACGCCGGTAGCCAAGGCGAGTTCGCCGGGCTGCTGGCGATTCGCGCCTACCACCGCAGCCGTGGTGCCGCCGACCGGGACCTGTGCCTGATCCCGGCGAGCGCGCACGGCACCAACGCCGCCAGCGCCGTGATGGCCGGGATGCGGGTGATCGTGGTCCGCTGCGACGACACCGGAAACATCGAGCTCGAGCACCTGCGCGAGCTGGTCACCGAGCACGCCGACGACCTCGCTGCGATCATGATCACCTACCCGTCCACGCACGGCGTGTACGAGGACACCGTGCGCGAGGTGTGCGGCCTGGTGCATGACGCGGGCGGCCAGGTGTACGTCGACGGGGCGAACCTCAACGCCCTGATCGGCCTGGCGCGGATGGGCAAGTTCGGTTCCGACGTCTCGCACCTGAACCTGCACAAGACGTTCTGCATCCCGCACGGCGGTGGCGGGCCGGGCGTCGGCCCGATCGGCGTGCGCGAGCACCTGGCGCCGTTCCTGCCGAACCACCCGATGCAGCCCGCAGCCGGACCGGTCTCCGGCGTCGGCCCGATCAGCGCCGCGCCGTGGGGCAGCGCCTCGATCCTGCCGATCTCCTGGGCGTACGTGCGGATGATGGGTGCCGACGGCCTGCGCCGCGCGACGCTGACCGCGGTGGCCACCGCCAACTACGTCGCCCGCCGCCTGAACACCTACTTCCCGGTGCTCTACACCGGCAAGGGCGGCTTCGTGGCGCACGAGTGCATCCTGGACCTGCGGCAGATCAGCAAGACCAGCGGAATCACCGTCGACGACGTCGCCAAGCGGCTGGCCGACTACGGCATCCACGCGCCGACGATGTCTTTCCCGGTGGCCGGGACGCTGATGGTCGAGCCGACCGAGAGCGAGAACCTGGCGGAGCTGGACCGCTTCTGCGAGGCGATGATCGCCATCCGCGCGGAGATCGACAAGGTCGTCGCCGGGCAGTGGCCGGCCGACGACAACCCGCTGGTGGGCGCCCCGCACACGGCGGCCTCGCTGGCGAAGGACTGGGACCACGCGTACTCCCGCGAGGAGGCGGCCTACCCGCTGGGCACCGATGTGGTGAAGGTGTGGCCGCCGGTGCGCCGCATCGACGGGGCACGCGGCGACCGCAACCTGGTCTGCTCCTGCCCGCCCCTGGACGCCTACCAGTCGTGA
- the cbiQ gene encoding cobalt ECF transporter T component CbiQ gives MGAGHASALHLPGDSAPHRLPPEVKIVAAFLMVLCVVATPREVFWAFGGYAGLLSGLVLVARVPPRWLASRLLIEVPFVVLALVLPFTAGGATTEVAGFALSTEGLLAGWNILVKGTLGLATSLLLAATTAPRELVVGLQRLRAPRLLITIITLMLRYAEVIVAEAKRMRVARICRGHDPRFLWQIGATARGIGSLFIRSYERGERVHLAMVSRGWQGAMPELGESRRTSSAAWWLGMAPPAVAAVVLGVALWTA, from the coding sequence GTGGGTGCCGGCCACGCCAGCGCGCTGCACCTGCCCGGCGATTCGGCGCCGCACCGCCTGCCGCCCGAGGTCAAGATCGTGGCGGCTTTCCTGATGGTGCTGTGCGTGGTGGCGACGCCGCGCGAGGTGTTCTGGGCTTTCGGCGGGTATGCCGGGCTGCTGTCCGGGCTGGTGCTGGTGGCCAGGGTTCCGCCGCGCTGGCTGGCCAGTCGCCTGCTGATCGAGGTGCCGTTCGTGGTGCTCGCGTTGGTGCTGCCGTTCACCGCAGGCGGCGCGACGACGGAGGTGGCGGGTTTCGCGCTGTCCACCGAGGGGCTGCTGGCGGGCTGGAACATCTTGGTGAAGGGCACGCTCGGGCTGGCCACGTCGCTGCTGCTGGCCGCCACGACCGCGCCCCGGGAGCTGGTGGTCGGCCTGCAGCGACTGCGCGCGCCCAGGCTGCTGATCACCATCATCACGCTGATGCTGCGCTACGCCGAGGTGATCGTCGCCGAGGCCAAGCGGATGCGGGTCGCGCGGATCTGCCGCGGTCACGATCCGCGGTTCCTGTGGCAGATCGGCGCGACCGCGCGCGGGATCGGGAGCCTGTTCATCCGGTCCTACGAGCGCGGCGAGCGCGTGCACCTGGCGATGGTGTCACGGGGTTGGCAGGGTGCGATGCCCGAGCTGGGAGAATCGCGCCGGACATCATCGGCGGCGTGGTGGCTGGGCATGGCGCCACCGGCCGTCGCCGCAGTCGTGCTGGGAGTCGCCTTGTGGACCGCCTGA
- a CDS encoding HesB/YadR/YfhF-family protein, producing MLTISESAAEVIKLVLVGGDSPEGSGLRIAPAEQGLQASIADQPQAGDEVIEESGVRVFLESQVATLLGDKVLDAEQDANGELALAVRD from the coding sequence ATGCTCACCATCAGTGAGAGCGCGGCGGAGGTCATCAAGCTCGTCCTCGTCGGCGGCGACTCTCCGGAAGGTTCCGGCCTGCGCATCGCGCCGGCCGAGCAGGGCCTGCAGGCGTCGATCGCCGACCAACCGCAGGCCGGCGACGAGGTGATCGAGGAATCCGGCGTGCGGGTGTTCCTCGAATCGCAGGTCGCGACGTTGCTCGGCGACAAGGTGTTGGACGCCGAGCAGGACGCCAATGGGGAACTGGCGCTGGCCGTTCGCGACTGA
- a CDS encoding energy-coupling factor ABC transporter permease, with the protein MHMSDGLLNAQTALLFAVVAIAGLAVALAKARADLDDRTAPMAGLVAAFVFAAQMINFPVLPGVSGHLLGGALAAILAGPWVGALCVAIVLVVQALLFADGGLTMLGANITNMALIGTAVGYLVALALRRLALRSRAGLLVTAFVAAWVNTVAASGGFVIEYALGGAAGYGTGTAALAVVGVHCLIGIGEGVITAATVGAVAAARPDLVHLLRIGKQTKENVR; encoded by the coding sequence ATGCACATGAGTGACGGGCTGCTGAACGCGCAGACGGCGCTGCTGTTCGCGGTCGTGGCGATCGCCGGGCTGGCGGTGGCGCTGGCCAAGGCGCGGGCCGACCTGGACGACCGGACGGCGCCGATGGCCGGGCTGGTGGCGGCGTTCGTCTTCGCCGCGCAGATGATCAACTTCCCGGTGCTGCCCGGCGTCAGCGGGCACCTGCTCGGCGGGGCGCTGGCGGCGATCTTGGCCGGGCCGTGGGTTGGCGCGCTGTGCGTGGCGATCGTGCTCGTGGTGCAGGCGCTGCTGTTCGCCGACGGCGGGCTGACCATGCTGGGCGCGAACATCACCAACATGGCGCTGATCGGCACCGCCGTCGGCTATCTCGTCGCGCTCGCGCTGCGCCGCCTCGCGCTGCGCAGCCGCGCCGGGTTGCTGGTGACTGCTTTCGTCGCGGCCTGGGTGAACACCGTCGCCGCCTCCGGCGGCTTCGTCATCGAGTACGCGCTCGGCGGCGCCGCCGGTTACGGCACGGGCACCGCTGCGCTCGCGGTGGTCGGGGTGCACTGCCTCATCGGCATCGGAGAGGGCGTGATCACGGCCGCCACGGTGGGTGCGGTGGCAGCCGCCAGACCGGACCTGGTCCACCTGTTGCGCATCGGGAAGCAGACGAAGGAGAACGTGCGATGA